A single window of Balaenoptera acutorostrata chromosome X, mBalAcu1.1, whole genome shotgun sequence DNA harbors:
- the LOC130706397 gene encoding small integral membrane protein 10-like protein 2A, with amino-acid sequence MAASAALSAAAAAAALSGLAVRLSRSAAARGSYGAFCKGLTRTLITFFDLAWRLRMNFPYFYIVASVMLNVRLQVRIE; translated from the coding sequence ATGGCGGCGTCGGCGGCCCTgtctgcggcggcggcggcggcggccctgTCGGGCCTGGCGGTGCGGCTGTCTCGTTCGGCCGCGGCCCGCGGCTCGTACGGCGCCTTCTGCAAGGGGCTCACGCGCACGCTGATCACCTTCTTCGACCTGGCCTGGCGGCTGCGCATGAACTTCCCCTACTTCTACATCGTGGCCTCGGTGATGCTCAACGTCCGCCTGCAGGTGCGGATCGAATGA